The sequence GCAAGTTAATCTCTCTTATCTCCAAAGTAAACTATTAGCGCCGATTCTGGCTCAAGAATTAAAAGTGGAATCTCACTCGTCGTTTCGCCCTGATTTTGATCCCAGTGCTGCGGGAAATTATGAGTTTCGGGAACGGAGTTTGATTTTTCGGGATCAAGTGCGCGATCGCGCAATCTTAGCTGATTTTTACATTCCAGAAGCCAAACAAGGTCAGCTAGTCATCCTCTCTCATGGTTATGCAGCCAACCGCCGTTTTCTGCTTTATCTCGCCCGACATTTAGCGAGTTATGGTTATACCGTCGTCGCCTTAGAACATCCAGGAAGTAATATTGAACGCCTTTCTGATAGCGAGTTTACGATTAATCCCGCAGCCTTACTTTCCCCAGAAGAGTTGCTCGATCGCCCGCAAGATATTACGTTTCTTTTGAATGAATTAAATGACCTCAACGACTATTCTCGCGTTTTACGCAATCAATTTAATACCGAGAAGGTCACAGTTATTGGTCATTCTCTCGGCGGTTATACAGCCTTAGCCTTAGCAGGAGGAGAATTAGACTTAAAAGCCGTGCGTCAGTTTTGTCGCAATGTAACGCCTCTTGGACGGTCGCCCGCAGACTGGTTACAATGTGCAGGGGCAAAATTACCGAATAGTACCCTGAGTTTACGAGATGAACGGGTCAAACGCGCGATCGCGCTCAATCCCATGACCAGCCATTTATTTGGAAAAACAGGACTAGAAAAGATTACTATTCCCACGGTCATTTTTAGCAGTAGCGAAGACGCAATCACTCCCACACTCACCAATCAACTGAAACCTTTTCAACAACTGTCTGGAGAGAAGTATTTTCTGACTGCGATTGGTGCAACCCACATGAGTATTACCGATATTAGCAACATTCACAGTCCCATGGGAAAAAGCACTCTCGTTCCAGAATTGATGGGAAGAGAAGCCGAACCGCTACGCAGTTGGATTCGTAGTATAACGCTAGCATTTCTCAAACAGGAGAGTTATCAAGCCAGACGATATCAACCCTTTCTCACCCCAGAATACGCGCAATTTTTATCAACTCCAAGATTATCCTTTCGCTTAACGCAAAACGTTCCTTCTACTTTAAATCCGTGGTTACAAGGAATTGATTGGACACGCCAGCGTGTGGTTGTGAGGAGAGAACAATGGCGCGATCGCCGACGGAATACAGCCCTTGATCTCAATTTCCCCACCTTGAGTACTCAACCTTCTAGCAATAACTATTATCAAGGGGAATTAGATGAAATCTTCAAAACCCTTTCTCGCGGTTAATATAGCAGTTTTCACTCTCCTCATTTTGTTCTTCGT comes from Halothece sp. PCC 7418 and encodes:
- a CDS encoding alpha/beta hydrolase; its protein translation is MMGLASLFVMGNADAAQQIKIRIGPLEREIQVRDLERYGRTGQVPDSLQLLEPILTRDVQNLLTRRLEFDKKVVDRFLFGTLTSPQLEPLIEQLQTALPEAEFEELMVGLYLALREGNGLSVLDFIAAYPEDTITVDATAAIALGVQVNLSYLQSKLLAPILAQELKVESHSSFRPDFDPSAAGNYEFRERSLIFRDQVRDRAILADFYIPEAKQGQLVILSHGYAANRRFLLYLARHLASYGYTVVALEHPGSNIERLSDSEFTINPAALLSPEELLDRPQDITFLLNELNDLNDYSRVLRNQFNTEKVTVIGHSLGGYTALALAGGELDLKAVRQFCRNVTPLGRSPADWLQCAGAKLPNSTLSLRDERVKRAIALNPMTSHLFGKTGLEKITIPTVIFSSSEDAITPTLTNQLKPFQQLSGEKYFLTAIGATHMSITDISNIHSPMGKSTLVPELMGREAEPLRSWIRSITLAFLKQESYQARRYQPFLTPEYAQFLSTPRLSFRLTQNVPSTLNPWLQGIDWTRQRVVVRREQWRDRRRNTALDLNFPTLSTQPSSNNYYQGELDEIFKTLSRG